In Methanooceanicella nereidis, one DNA window encodes the following:
- a CDS encoding ABC transporter permease, with protein sequence MDALRIISLAVRIVTQCVRDRRTMALIIIVPSLVMALLGYFFATDVTGDIVLGIVDEDQGMGGIKLSTMIADELRTYSNITVVSVDAADADRLIKDKEIDGAVFFSKDFTSDTMVSKKLDMDILTEGVDQARSMAISMSVHNATISTIAKVTQKGEEGLQVNVNSAVKYADGYSMLDLFAPYLLGLIAFFFVFMFTGVTFLRERSFGTFERLLVSPITRSEIILGYMLGFSVFAFIQSIIILLFAIFVLNVKIAGDVYSVIALQLLLTIVGVNLGILCSSFAKNELQAVQFIPLFIIPQVFLDGMFWPISTLPEYLQVFSYIMPLTYANDALQNIMVRGYSLGDVWLDIAVLIVMALVVVVLSTLSLNKQLQ encoded by the coding sequence ATGGACGCGCTTAGGATAATCTCTCTGGCAGTAAGGATCGTCACTCAGTGCGTCAGGGACAGAAGGACGATGGCGCTGATAATAATTGTGCCGTCGCTGGTGATGGCTCTCCTGGGATACTTCTTTGCCACTGATGTCACAGGCGATATCGTGCTGGGCATCGTGGACGAGGACCAGGGCATGGGAGGCATCAAGCTGTCTACCATGATAGCGGACGAGCTGAGAACTTATAGTAACATCACTGTCGTAAGTGTCGATGCAGCCGACGCGGACCGCCTCATAAAGGACAAAGAGATCGACGGTGCCGTGTTTTTCAGTAAGGATTTCACATCTGACACGATGGTCTCTAAAAAGCTGGACATGGATATACTGACGGAGGGAGTCGATCAGGCTAGGTCGATGGCGATCTCCATGTCAGTTCACAACGCGACGATAAGCACCATAGCCAAAGTGACGCAGAAGGGCGAGGAAGGGCTTCAGGTGAACGTCAACTCTGCCGTGAAGTATGCGGACGGATACAGCATGCTGGACCTGTTCGCCCCGTATCTTTTAGGGCTGATCGCGTTCTTCTTCGTGTTCATGTTCACGGGAGTGACATTCCTTCGCGAAAGGTCTTTCGGGACGTTTGAAAGGCTGCTGGTATCGCCGATAACCCGGTCGGAGATCATTCTCGGATATATGCTGGGCTTTAGCGTATTCGCCTTCATACAGTCGATAATAATACTCCTGTTCGCCATATTCGTGCTGAACGTGAAGATAGCAGGGGACGTATACTCTGTCATCGCTCTGCAGCTATTACTTACCATAGTCGGTGTGAACCTGGGCATACTATGCTCGTCCTTCGCAAAGAACGAGCTGCAGGCTGTACAGTTCATTCCCCTGTTCATCATACCGCAGGTTTTCCTTGACGGCATGTTCTGGCCGATATCGACTCTGCCGGAATACTTGCAGGTGTTCTCTTACATCATGCCGCTGACATACGCGAACGATGCGCTGCAGAACATTATGGTAAGAGGCTACAGTCTTGGAGACGTATGGCTGGACATAGCCGTACTGATAGTGATGGCCCTGGTAGTGGTCGTGCTGTCGACGCTGAGCCTGAATAAACAGTTACAATAG
- a CDS encoding proteasome-activating nucleotidase, protein MSKTDSSPDSFPEPMTEKLQSVEKEKQSVQEELELVKLQYEELKSRLLESTIINNNNLKEIQRLQQENAHLRRTPLFIASVIEISDGGTVILRQHGNNQEVLTKPSEEILQKLALGTRVAVNNSLAIVKILEKPADVRARVMEVIEAPNVDYADIGGLDEEIQEIIETVELPLTEPELFESVGIEPPKGVMLYGPPGTGKTLLAKAVARRANATFIRMSGSELVHKFIGEGAQLVRDLFQMARDKAPSIIFIDELDAVGGRRTHDGTTGSAEVNRTMMQLLAELDGFTDRGNVRIMAATNRIDMLDPAILRPGRFDRIIEVSLPDEKGRDSIFKIHTRKMTMDEDVNLEEVVKQTEGTSGADIKAIVTEAGMFAIRRRSKSVSMEDFNKAIDKVMHKETSTEPPAPSTVYA, encoded by the coding sequence ATGTCGAAAACAGATTCTTCACCTGACTCTTTCCCCGAGCCAATGACTGAGAAGCTTCAGTCGGTCGAGAAGGAAAAACAGTCGGTCCAGGAGGAGCTTGAATTAGTAAAGCTTCAGTATGAGGAGCTGAAATCAAGGCTGCTGGAATCGACCATTATCAATAACAATAATCTGAAGGAGATCCAGAGACTTCAGCAGGAGAACGCTCACCTGCGCAGGACTCCTTTATTCATTGCGAGCGTTATCGAGATATCGGACGGCGGTACCGTGATCCTGAGGCAGCATGGCAATAACCAGGAAGTATTGACGAAACCGTCCGAGGAGATCCTGCAAAAGCTGGCTCTCGGCACCCGCGTAGCGGTGAACAACTCTCTTGCGATAGTAAAGATACTTGAGAAGCCTGCCGATGTCCGCGCCAGGGTCATGGAAGTCATAGAGGCCCCGAACGTGGATTATGCGGACATAGGCGGCCTTGACGAAGAGATACAGGAGATCATCGAGACAGTCGAGCTGCCTCTTACCGAGCCCGAACTGTTCGAGAGCGTCGGCATAGAGCCTCCAAAGGGCGTAATGCTGTACGGCCCTCCGGGAACCGGCAAGACGCTGCTCGCGAAGGCTGTCGCACGCCGCGCTAACGCGACGTTCATCAGGATGTCAGGCTCAGAGCTTGTTCATAAGTTCATCGGAGAAGGCGCACAGCTGGTCCGTGACCTGTTCCAGATGGCCCGCGACAAGGCACCCAGTATAATATTCATAGACGAGCTTGACGCAGTCGGCGGAAGAAGGACGCACGACGGCACCACCGGAAGCGCAGAGGTCAACAGGACCATGATGCAGCTTCTCGCCGAGCTTGACGGCTTCACCGACCGCGGCAACGTCCGTATCATGGCCGCGACCAACAGGATAGACATGCTTGACCCGGCCATACTGAGGCCTGGCAGGTTCGACCGTATCATTGAGGTCTCGCTGCCTGATGAGAAAGGCAGGGATTCGATCTTCAAGATACACACCAGGAAGATGACAATGGATGAAGACGTGAACCTTGAAGAGGTCGTCAAGCAGACCGAAGGCACCAGCGGTGCGGACATAAAGGCAATAGTCACAGAGGCCGGAATGTTCGCCATAAGGCGCCGCAGCAAGTCGGTCAGCATGGAAGACTTCAACAAGGCCATAGACAAGGTCATGCACAAAGAGACTTCGACAGAGCCTCCTGCACCGTCGACGGTATACGCGTAA
- a CDS encoding ArsR family transcriptional regulator: MKKLTVPVLDEKDKEFVETLVNVGLKRNVAKTLVYLANVDETISRDIELGADLRQPEVSIVMRELRDQGWIDEREIKKEGKGRPLKCYKLSTSITDIISTLEERKRVEAQLHLENIQKLRSLTDKLK, translated from the coding sequence ATGAAAAAACTTACAGTACCAGTACTTGATGAGAAAGATAAGGAATTCGTTGAAACTTTAGTCAATGTAGGTTTAAAGAGGAATGTCGCAAAAACCCTCGTTTACCTTGCAAACGTCGATGAGACCATCAGCCGCGACATAGAGCTCGGCGCAGACCTCAGGCAGCCTGAAGTCAGCATCGTCATGAGAGAGCTACGCGACCAGGGATGGATCGACGAGAGGGAGATCAAGAAAGAGGGTAAGGGCAGGCCGTTAAAGTGCTACAAGCTTTCGACCAGCATAACTGATATCATTTCCACGCTCGAAGAGCGCAAGAGGGTAGAGGCGCAGCTCCACCTCGAGAACATCCAGAAGCTCAGGTCATTAACTGACAAGTTAAAGTAA
- a CDS encoding histone deacetylase family protein, giving the protein MKNACFFFSEDFLKHGYSDHIESKERLESVMGDLHYNILNDIIDFINPHSASEEEIMLVHDPDYVKYIIDFKEGMLDIDTIMSPGSLNAALKAAGAAIDGVREAKRGRKLSYGLVRPPGHHAMPDRAMGFCIFNNVAIGTAYALSSGYKRVLIVDWDVHHGNGTENMFYDNPDVLYFSVHQYPFYPGTGHYSDVGAGDGEGFNVNVPFSPGSTDADYASAFDRLLIPVSKEFKPDLIMVSAGYDTHYDDPLGSMKMTEAGFHMMASKVKEISDMFNAGIVAMLEGGYSLKHLPSSVEASILGFLGKGGGLKIDNKVTKAAMDNIDKAIDVQKNYWKSLRPYQLA; this is encoded by the coding sequence ATGAAAAACGCATGTTTTTTCTTCAGTGAGGATTTTTTGAAACACGGCTACAGTGACCACATTGAGAGTAAAGAGAGACTTGAGAGTGTGATGGGCGATTTACATTATAATATTTTAAATGATATTATTGATTTTATTAATCCTCATTCAGCATCTGAAGAAGAGATCATGCTGGTGCACGACCCTGATTATGTTAAATATATTATTGATTTTAAAGAAGGGATGCTGGACATCGATACCATAATGAGCCCCGGTTCGCTTAATGCAGCCCTTAAAGCTGCAGGCGCTGCGATTGACGGCGTGAGAGAGGCGAAAAGGGGAAGAAAATTAAGCTATGGTCTTGTCAGGCCGCCAGGCCACCATGCCATGCCTGACAGGGCGATGGGCTTTTGCATATTTAATAATGTGGCCATAGGGACGGCATACGCATTATCCTCCGGCTATAAAAGAGTGCTTATCGTTGACTGGGACGTCCATCACGGGAACGGCACAGAGAATATGTTTTACGACAATCCTGACGTGCTGTATTTTTCAGTCCACCAGTACCCGTTCTACCCGGGGACCGGCCATTATTCGGATGTGGGTGCTGGCGACGGAGAAGGATTTAACGTGAACGTCCCGTTCTCTCCAGGTTCGACCGATGCTGATTATGCTTCCGCGTTTGACAGGCTGCTGATCCCCGTATCGAAAGAGTTCAAGCCTGACCTGATCATGGTATCTGCCGGCTACGACACCCATTATGATGATCCGCTTGGCAGCATGAAAATGACAGAAGCCGGATTCCATATGATGGCATCAAAGGTGAAAGAGATAAGTGACATGTTTAACGCCGGTATAGTAGCCATGCTTGAAGGCGGATATTCGCTTAAGCACTTACCCTCCTCGGTGGAGGCATCAATTTTAGGCTTCCTCGGAAAAGGAGGGGGACTGAAGATAGATAATAAGGTCACGAAGGCTGCTATGGATAATATAGATAAGGCCATCGACGTACAAAAAAATTACTGGAAAAGCTTAAGGCCTTATCAGCTCGCGTAA
- the cca gene encoding CCA tRNA nucleotidyltransferase, whose product MSTEEILGEALSGIKPDEEDAETLRAVARDIIKILDTNAKNMGLDVYAVHVGSTARNTWLKGTKDIDIFLMFPPETPREKLEEYGLKLARTVSDHCVEKYAEHPYIKTVFEGVDIDLVPCYRVSDSSRIQSAVDRSPFHNRYVQSHIGELCDDARLLKQFTRGAGVYGSELKTQGFSGYLCELLVIYYGSFMNVIKSGANLRRGYVIDVNDHMDHFVEHPEPLIVIDPVDPKRNVAAALSEQKFFEFIDACRRFLKSPSMDMFFPPGIEPIDDEELKELLKKRGTLLVAVTFDSPDIVEDTLYPQLRRVEESVVGLLERHEFKVYRSGAWSDMDKCAIILEMLVWELPDIERHIGPPVDEKEHSLKFLEKYPDAYILGYRYVVDIPRRYTGAIDLIRAKLLTCGLGKNVAGSIREKFDVVTNEEILCLGDDLGKFLRELIRP is encoded by the coding sequence TTGAGCACTGAAGAGATACTCGGGGAGGCGCTTTCCGGCATCAAGCCCGACGAAGAGGATGCGGAGACACTCAGGGCGGTAGCAAGGGATATAATAAAAATACTGGATACCAACGCGAAAAATATGGGGCTTGACGTATATGCAGTACATGTCGGCTCCACAGCAAGGAACACATGGCTGAAAGGCACTAAGGACATCGACATATTCCTGATGTTCCCGCCGGAGACGCCCAGGGAAAAGCTCGAAGAGTACGGGCTGAAGCTTGCGAGGACGGTCTCGGACCATTGTGTGGAAAAGTATGCCGAGCATCCGTACATCAAGACGGTATTCGAAGGAGTAGATATTGACCTGGTCCCGTGTTACAGGGTCAGCGACTCTTCACGTATCCAGTCAGCCGTAGACAGGAGCCCTTTCCATAACCGTTACGTACAGTCGCATATCGGTGAGCTATGTGACGACGCACGCCTCTTAAAACAATTCACAAGGGGAGCGGGAGTATATGGCTCTGAACTGAAGACCCAGGGGTTTTCGGGGTATCTGTGTGAGCTTCTCGTCATATATTATGGCTCGTTCATGAACGTGATAAAGAGCGGCGCGAACTTAAGAAGAGGATATGTCATCGACGTAAATGACCATATGGACCACTTTGTAGAGCATCCGGAGCCTCTGATAGTGATCGATCCTGTTGACCCGAAGAGGAACGTGGCGGCGGCGCTCTCTGAGCAAAAGTTCTTCGAGTTCATAGACGCTTGCAGAAGGTTCCTCAAATCCCCTTCTATGGATATGTTCTTCCCTCCGGGAATAGAACCGATAGATGATGAAGAACTTAAGGAATTATTAAAGAAGAGGGGCACTCTTCTTGTTGCGGTCACTTTTGACTCTCCCGACATAGTAGAAGATACGCTGTACCCTCAGCTCAGAAGGGTTGAGGAATCTGTGGTCGGGCTGCTCGAGCGTCACGAGTTTAAGGTTTACAGGAGCGGCGCATGGTCGGATATGGATAAATGCGCCATAATCCTCGAGATGCTCGTATGGGAGCTTCCCGACATAGAGCGGCATATTGGCCCGCCGGTGGATGAAAAGGAACACTCTCTGAAATTCCTGGAAAAATATCCTGACGCATACATCCTGGGTTACAGGTACGTAGTGGACATACCGAGAAGGTATACAGGAGCCATAGACCTGATCAGGGCAAAACTGCTGACCTGCGGCCTTGGCAAGAACGTGGCCGGGTCTATCAGGGAGAAGTTCGACGTCGTGACCAATGAGGAAATACTGTGCCTCGGAGATGACCTGGGAAAATTTTTACGCGAGCTGATAAGGCCTTAA
- the thpR gene encoding RNA 2',3'-cyclic phosphodiesterase, whose protein sequence is MIRTFIAVNLDDKIREKIGELKEELSIKGIKPVEPELVHITLKFLGNVEEYRVDDIEKALKKVSVAPFQAKFSSLGSFPGTKNPRVIWIGAEGDFVELNRQVEDAMAEIGFEREGRFEPHVTIARVKMPSLEIKQRLPKFFEKHKDFYAGDMMVDSIYLMKSTLSPKGPRYDVVKEIRL, encoded by the coding sequence ATGATCCGGACTTTTATTGCGGTCAACCTTGACGATAAGATCAGGGAAAAGATCGGAGAGCTAAAAGAAGAGCTCAGCATCAAGGGAATTAAGCCGGTAGAACCGGAGCTTGTGCACATCACGTTGAAATTCCTGGGGAACGTGGAAGAGTACAGAGTCGACGATATCGAGAAAGCTTTGAAAAAGGTAAGCGTCGCTCCTTTTCAGGCAAAGTTCAGCTCGCTCGGAAGCTTTCCCGGAACAAAGAACCCGCGCGTCATCTGGATAGGCGCTGAAGGCGATTTTGTGGAGCTTAACCGCCAGGTGGAGGATGCTATGGCCGAAATAGGGTTTGAGCGCGAGGGGCGCTTTGAGCCCCATGTCACCATAGCAAGGGTAAAGATGCCTTCGCTGGAAATAAAACAAAGGCTCCCGAAATTTTTCGAAAAGCATAAGGACTTTTACGCGGGAGACATGATGGTTGACAGCATATATCTTATGAAAAGCACTCTCAGCCCAAAAGGACCCCGGTATGATGTGGTAAAGGAGATACGCCTTTGA